TGGGGATAGCGCAGGTTACTTCTCAAACAATCAATTTGCAACCAATAACGTTTTCCTAGGTTATGCCGCTGGTAAAAATACTCAAAGTTATAATAACGTTTTTATTGGCAACCAAGCAGGATGGAGTAATACAAGTGGTCAAAATAATATCGCAATTGGCGATATGGCTGGATTTAAGAACACTTCAAGCCAAAACGTTTTCATTGGTACATCAGCGGGTGAAAAAAATACTACCGGATTCTTTAATATTATGATAGGTAGATGGACTGGTAAAAACAACACAACTGGAGCGCAACAAATTCTTATAGGTGGTGGAGCAGGAGGCTCTCTAACTACTGGCGGCGAAAACGTTATGATTGGAAATAATGCCGGAGCAGTGAATACTACTGGAATTGGTAACGTTTATATTGGAACAAGTGCAGGGTGGAGTAATACTGGTACAAAAAACATCTTTATTGGTTATAAAATAGGATATGCCGCATTCCAAAATGTTTCCAACGCATTAGTAATCGGAACTGATGTTAACGGCGCAACACCCCTTTTATATGGAGAGTTTGATAACAAAATTCTAAAATTTAATGCCAATGTTGCTGTTAATGCAGATCCTACCTCTTCAAAATTCTACTCATACGACGACAGAACTACTGCTGTTGATGATCCTGCAATAATAGGAGAACATACGCTTAATACAACCAGCTATGGAATCGGGGTAAGAGGAATTGGTGGTTATTACGGAGTGCAGGGTTTATCAACAGTTTCGGGTACTGGTTCGCGCACAGGGGTTCGCGGTAATGCATCTGGAGGATCTTCAAACTTTGGAATTTATGGGTATGCAAGTGGAACAACCACGAATTACGGGATTTATGGTTATGCTACAAGTGGAACAACTAATTATGCTGGCTATTTTGCTGGAAATGTAACCGTAACAGGTACTTTCTCAAACCCTTCGGATAAAAATTTGAAGAAGAACATTAATCCTCTTACTGGTTCACTTAAAAAAGTTCTTAACCTTCAAGGCGTTACTTATGATTGGAAGTCTGATCAGGAATTAACCGATTTTAGAAAATCATCTGATTCAAATGGCAAGGAAGAGACCAGGAAATTTAACTTCCCAAAAGGAACTCAGATTGGTGTAATTGCTCAGGATGTTGAGAAAGTTCTACCTGAACTTGTGCAAACCGATGGTGAAGGGCTAAAATCTGTTGATTATATTAAGATGATACCCATTCTAATTGAAGCAATTAAGGAACAACAGAAGCAGATTGAAAAATTATCGGAAGAACTTGAGGCAATAAAAGCTAAGAAGTAGAAAATTTTTAAATTGTAAAAAAGCCCGAGGCAGATCCTTCGGGCTTTTTTACTCGAATATGTGTGCCAAAACATTTTTAAATGCAAGAGTTTGCCATATAAAAAAGGATTAAGTTATATTTGTATAGATCATAATTACCAAATTTTATCTATTTTTAATGATTATTCATATTTCGCTTTGATATGAAAGTCTTTAGGCTATTATTCATATTTATTTTTTGCGGTACAAGTCTGATTGGACAGGTTGTAAACAAACTTGGCCATCCATTATTACGGAATTTTACACCTGAGGAATACGGTGCTAGTGAGCAGAATTGGTCCGCTATTCAGGATAAAAGAGGTGTAATGTATTTTGGGAATCTAGACAAAGGGATTCTTGAGTACGATGGTAGGACATGGCGTAAAATTGCCATTCCCAACAACTCAGAGGTGCGTTCTCTTGCAATGGACGATAAGGGGACTATCTATGCTGGAGCCATTGGTGAATTTGGCTATCTGTCGCCAGACATTCAAGGTAATTTGAAATATGTATCATTGAATACTTTTAATAGAGATAGTTTTAAAGTATCTAATATTTACAAAACTTACTATTACAATAATAAAATCTACTTCTGTTCCAAGAAATATATTATTATCTATAATAAACAAAATACCAAAATAATTGATATTGAAAAACCGGTGGATTGTGCAAACTTTTTTTCTTTTATTGTCAATAATCGGTTCTACGTTGGAAGTTATGTTAAAGGATTAAGAGAGTTAGTTAACGATTCCCTTGTGAATGCAACCAATGGTGGCTTTTTTAAGGATAAGAATATTTATTTTATTTTGCCAAATAAAGATGAGCATGTAATTATTGGTACCGATGTTGGATTTTACATATACAATCAACGCACGGGTGAGATTAAACAATATACTGATAAATCAAACTTAATAAATAAGATCCTTGAAGAATCTATCGCTTATCATGCCTTGGAGCAACCAAATGGTAACTATGGATTTGCATTTCCACTTTCAACCAAGTATAACTATCTTGAAACGGAAAAAAATGGTGTCCCCTATGAAGCCATTAATCCATCTATAGGATTAAAAGATCCATCTATCACTTTTCTGTACCGTCCATCCGAAAACATTTCTGAGCAACCCTTGTGGTTAACTCATTTTAATGGGGTTTCAAGGGCGGAAATTCAATCACCCTTTCGCAGATTTGGAGAGGAATCGGGATTCGAGGGTTCAATTATTGATATTATTCGATTCAATGGTACGTTATACCTTGCTACGCTAAAAGGACTGTATAAGCAGGTAGAGGACAACGGTTTTTTAAAGTTTGTTCCAGAACCTATTGTAAACTCAAATACTTGGTCGTTCTTAAAATTTAATAATCCCGAAACGGGAAAACAATCTTTATTGGTAGCATCATCTTCAGGTATTTTTGAGATAAACGAGAGGGGGATTATAAAATCTATAAGTGAAGAGTTTAAACGTTATGCAAATATTGTTGGCTATTTTCTTTTTCAGTCAAAAACAGATCCTTCAACTCTTTACGTTGGAGATCAAAGTGGTTTAATTGGAATTCGATTTGTAAAAGGGAAATGGCGTCTTATCGGTGAAGGTAGAATTAATAAGAAATTTTTAAAGTCTAACATCCGAAGTATCGATGAGGATACTAATGGAGCCCTATGGTTAGGCACTTATGTCGATGGTGTGGCTAATTACAACCCAAAAACTGATAGTTTAAAATTCTTTGGAATTGAAAGTGGACTACCAACACTTAAAGAAATTCAAGTATTGAATTATAAAAATCAGTTCTTCTTTTGCACATCAAAAGGTTTCTACAAATTCGATTCAAAATTAAATAAGTTTATTCCCACTGGTTTACCGGGTGATTCAACAAAACTTTTTGATCATGGTATAAATCGAGTTGCTCGTATCCCCAAAGGATTTGTTATGGCCTGTTTTAATAAAACCACTAACTGGATTGAAACCATTGAATCAGATAGCACTGGAAAATATATTATTGATGATATTCCATTCAAACGATTACCCGATAAATTTAGTGACGCTCTTTTTGTAGATGATGATGGAACTATTTGGATTTCAAAAGCCAATGAATTATATAGTTTTAATCCAAAAACTAAAAGGAACTATAAAAGTACATTTAATGCTTTAATCAGAAAAGTTACATCTAGAGATGACTCCGTGCTTTTCAATGGTACCTATAGAATCAAGTATTTTGATGGCCGTTACCTAACCTCATTAATACAGCAGCCTGAGCAAATATATAAGCTACCTTACCATTTCAACCGATTAGTCTTTGAGTACAGCGCTACCTTCTACGAGAAAGAAGAGGATACTCAGTTCAGCTATCTACTTGAGGGATCTGATGAAAGTTGGTCCATTTGGAATAAAAAAACAGAGGCAACCTATACCAACCTAAAGGAGGGTAATTATACGTTTAAAGTTAAGGCTCGAAATATTTACGGAACCGAGAGCACCGTTGCAGAGTATAAATTCTCTATAACACCCCCTTGGTATCGTACTATTCTTGTCTATATAATTTATGCATTGCTATTTATTGCTCTTGTATGGATTCTTGTTCGTTTGAATTCCCGAAGGTTAATTGCAGAAAAGGAGGCGCTCGAACAAATTGTTAAGGAACGTACCGCAGAAGTTGTTGCACAAAAGGATGAAATTGAAGTTCAGAATGAAAAAATATCCATTCAAAACGAGGAGATCAAAAGCAGTATTCATTATGCAAGTCGAATCCAAGGGGCAATTCTTACACCAGACGAGCAAATCCAGAAGGTTTTCGATGAGTATTTTATCCTTTTCTTACCTCGCGACATTGTTAGTGGTGACTTCTACTGGATTACAAAAGTTGGTACAAAGAAGATTTGCGTTGTAGCCGACTGTACAGGTCACGGTGTTCCTGGAGGATTTATGAGCATGCTGGGTATGTCATTCATCAGCCAGATTATTAGTAAGGGTGGATCCTACCATCCCGGAGATATTCTAAATCAGCTCCGTTCATCTGTTATCAACTCACTACACCAAACGGGCGAAGTTGGTGGTAGTAAGGATGGAATGGACATTGCTATTTACGTAATTGATGAGGAAACCAATATACTTGAGTTCTCCGGAGCAAATAATCCTCTTGTACATATTAGAAATAATGAACTAACCCATATCAAGAGTGACAAGATGCCAATTGGTATTCACCTACGTGCAAATGAGCCGTTTACTACTCACACTATTCAACTGCAACCAGGTGACTGTGTCTATACCTTCTCCGATGGTTACGCTGATCAATTTGGTGGACCCGACCAACGTAAGTTTATGATAAAGAACCTGAAGGACTTACTTCTTGAAATACATCTACTTCCAATGACTGAGCAGAGAGAGCGTCTTCACAAAAACCTTCTCGACTGGCACAAAGATTCTCCACGAATTGATGATGTTGTTGTTATGGGAGTTAGAATTTAACATAAACAATTATATTCATTACTATCTGAATTTTTCTAATTTTGCTTGAACCCTAAAAACTAAAGTTTTGGAAATTAATATCGTTATCAGGGAACTTCTGGCAAAACACAATTATATCAGCCTCCCTGGCCTTGGAAGTTTTGTTCAAACATACGAACCAGCACACCCTTCAGCAGATGGAAATAGTTTTATTGCTCCTAAGCAAACTGTTACCTTTGATGATTCGCGAACTTTTAATGATGAGGCAATTGAGAATTACCTTTGTGAAAAAACGGGAATTAGCCATTCAAATGCTTCTGAATTGCTCGCAGAGCATGTGAAAAAAATAAATGAGTATGTCAATAGTGGTAAAGAATTCATTTTTGAAAATGTTGGTGTTCTTAGCAGAGATAAAAAAGGTAAAATACGTTTTGAACAAGCCAAAGAGTTAGATATTGCAATATCTACCTATGGTCTTAAAGACATTGTTGTTTCAAAAACCAATTTCAAAGTTGATAAACCAAAAGCAAAAACTGATTCTCAATCTATTCCAGCAAAAGCAGAAGTTCATCCGTATAAAAAATCCTCTACACCTAAAATTTTAATCGGGGTCTCTATTTTCATGGCTATTGCGGTACTGTCCTCTATGTTTATTTTGATACCTGACTTCCGTTTTTGGAAAAAGGCTGGCGAAAGCAGTAATTCATTAACAACTACAGATACTCTTAAAAAGGTTGATACTAATTTGACTCAAACATCGGTAGTAAAGAATGACACTGTAAATTCAAAAATAGATAAAACAATTACAGATAATACTGTAAAGAAAACC
This genomic interval from Bacteroidales bacterium contains the following:
- a CDS encoding SpoIIE family protein phosphatase: MKVFRLLFIFIFCGTSLIGQVVNKLGHPLLRNFTPEEYGASEQNWSAIQDKRGVMYFGNLDKGILEYDGRTWRKIAIPNNSEVRSLAMDDKGTIYAGAIGEFGYLSPDIQGNLKYVSLNTFNRDSFKVSNIYKTYYYNNKIYFCSKKYIIIYNKQNTKIIDIEKPVDCANFFSFIVNNRFYVGSYVKGLRELVNDSLVNATNGGFFKDKNIYFILPNKDEHVIIGTDVGFYIYNQRTGEIKQYTDKSNLINKILEESIAYHALEQPNGNYGFAFPLSTKYNYLETEKNGVPYEAINPSIGLKDPSITFLYRPSENISEQPLWLTHFNGVSRAEIQSPFRRFGEESGFEGSIIDIIRFNGTLYLATLKGLYKQVEDNGFLKFVPEPIVNSNTWSFLKFNNPETGKQSLLVASSSGIFEINERGIIKSISEEFKRYANIVGYFLFQSKTDPSTLYVGDQSGLIGIRFVKGKWRLIGEGRINKKFLKSNIRSIDEDTNGALWLGTYVDGVANYNPKTDSLKFFGIESGLPTLKEIQVLNYKNQFFFCTSKGFYKFDSKLNKFIPTGLPGDSTKLFDHGINRVARIPKGFVMACFNKTTNWIETIESDSTGKYIIDDIPFKRLPDKFSDALFVDDDGTIWISKANELYSFNPKTKRNYKSTFNALIRKVTSRDDSVLFNGTYRIKYFDGRYLTSLIQQPEQIYKLPYHFNRLVFEYSATFYEKEEDTQFSYLLEGSDESWSIWNKKTEATYTNLKEGNYTFKVKARNIYGTESTVAEYKFSITPPWYRTILVYIIYALLFIALVWILVRLNSRRLIAEKEALEQIVKERTAEVVAQKDEIEVQNEKISIQNEEIKSSIHYASRIQGAILTPDEQIQKVFDEYFILFLPRDIVSGDFYWITKVGTKKICVVADCTGHGVPGGFMSMLGMSFISQIISKGGSYHPGDILNQLRSSVINSLHQTGEVGGSKDGMDIAIYVIDEETNILEFSGANNPLVHIRNNELTHIKSDKMPIGIHLRANEPFTTHTIQLQPGDCVYTFSDGYADQFGGPDQRKFMIKNLKDLLLEIHLLPMTEQRERLHKNLLDWHKDSPRIDDVVVMGVRI